The Rhipicephalus sanguineus isolate Rsan-2018 chromosome 7, BIME_Rsan_1.4, whole genome shotgun sequence genome includes a window with the following:
- the LOC119400531 gene encoding ras-related protein Rab-40B, which translates to MEGGALNNGVSANGPPGGVVVGQGGSSAKAYDYLLKFLLVGDSDVGKGEILGGLEDGALESPFSAPGGFASYRTTTVLLDGKRVRLHLWDTSGQGRFSTIIRSYSRGAQGILLVYDITNRWSFDGLGRWLQEVERHAPGVSKVLLGNRLHLAFNREVGRQEAAEYAHKHGMAFFEVSPLCDFNVTESFVELSRMALRRNGMKHLWRSNRVLSLQELCCRSIVSCTSSHRIEQLPLPTPLKSCLKSYFMSSSLADGSSSRPGLPLAPSHPVGVRGAELRLVGRNKHHRRHSAVAALHCRKSCCIS; encoded by the exons ATGGAAGGGGGTGCGCTGAATAACGGCGTGTCCGCCAACGGGCCCCCGGGCGGCGTCGTGGTGGGCCAGGGCGGCTCGTCGGCCAAGGCTTACGACTACCTACTCAAGTTCCTGCTCGTCGGCGACAGCGACGTCGGCAAGGGCGAGATCCTCGGAGGGCTCGAGGACGGCGCCCTCGAGTCGCCCTTCAG TGCCCCTGGTGGCTTTGCCTCGTACCGCACGACGACTGTGCTGCTGGACGGCAAGCGAGTGCGGCTGCACCTGTGGGACACGTCGGGGCAGGGTCGCTTCTCAACGATAATCCGGTCGTACTCGCGGGGGGCCCAGGGGATCCTCCTGGTGTACGACATCACGAACCGGTGGTCCTTCGACGGCCTGGGACGCTGGCTCCAGGAGGTGGAACGCCATGCACCCGGAGTTTCTAAG GTGTTGCTGGGAAACCGGCTGCACCTTGCCTTCAATCGTGAAGTAGGCCGCCAGGAGGCCGCCGAGTATGCGCACAAGCATGGCATGGCCTTCTTTGAG GTGAGCCCACTGTGCGACTTCAATGTGACGGAGTCCTTTGTGGAGCTGTCCCGTATGGCGCTGCGCCGGAATGGCATGAAGCACCTCTGGCGCTCAAACCGAG TGCTGTCCCTGCAGGAGCTGTGCTGCCGTTCCATTGTGAGTTGCACGAGCTCGCACCGCATCGAGCAGCTGCCACTGCCCACCCCCCTCAAGTCGTGCCTCAAGTCGTACTTCATGAGCTCGTCGCTGGCGGACGGGTCCTCTTCCCGGCCGGGCCTCCCACTCGCACCCTCGCACCCGGTGGGGGTCCGTGGTGCAGAGCTCAGGCTGGTCGGGCGCAACAAGCACCACCGACGGCACTCGGCCGTGGCAGCGCTCCACTGCCGCAAGAGCTGCTGCATCTCGTAG